In Mycoplasma feriruminatoris, the sequence TGATCCAATTTATGGTAAAAAACATCAAGATTTTACTGATTTTGGACAATATCTACATGCTTATAAATTAAAGTTTATTCATCCAATTACAAAAAAAGAAATTGAATTAATATCACCTCTTCCTAAAGAATTTGATGATAAAATTAAAGAATTAAGGGGTGAAAAGAATGACTAATCTTTCTACTAGTTATAAAAAGACTTTAGAAAACTTTTTTATTAAAAACTTTAAATATAAGTTATTAAAATCTAAAGTTAATTCTAGTGTAAGTTATCTTTATAGTTCTAATGAAAAACACCAAGTAATTATTTTAAATTTTGATAATAGTATTTCTTTTGAAAAAGAACAAGAATACATTATTAAAAAACTAGAAAAACAAATTAAAAAAAATGTTAATGTTTTTCATATTGTAATTGATGATGATAACCAACTAACTACAAAACCTAATTTAATTGTTTTACATTCTTCAATTCAAACTTTAGCTACTAATTTAGAACCATATTTTAAAAATACTAATTTATTATTATTTGACAAAACTGATGATAATGATTTAAATCAAGAAAAACAAACAAATGAAGAAAATAACGCAAAATTATTTACTAGTTTTTTAGAAAATGTTAAAAATAATAAAATTTCATTTTCTTGAGCAGTTTTATTTATTCTGATTTTAATACCATGCTTATTACAAATTGCAGGATATTTTATTTTAGAAAGAAATCCAAATACTAAAAATTTATTAACTTTAGCTTTTGGTGGAACTAATTGAAATTTAACAATTATTGGAAAACAATGATGAAGAATTTTTACATATGGAATAGCTCCACTTAAACAAAATGGATTGATTGTTGATATTTTAAGCTTATTAATTTTAGGAACTAGTTTTTTTAGTATTTCAAAAATTACTGAAATTCAACTAGCAAATACTAAAAAATTAATTCTAGTAACTATTTTAAGTTATTTAATTTTAGGTTTATTTTCAAGTAGTGTTTTACCAACAATTTATACTGGTGGAATTATTAGTACTATGGGAATATTTATTGGTGTATTACTAATTGATGTTGCTGGTTCAAGTACACCTATGGCTAAATTTAGTCAAGCAAAAACTATAGTTTATATTTTAATTTTAATTGGATTTTCATTCTTTTTAGGAGATGGTTGAACTGGGTTATTAATTACAGGAACTGCTGTAATTTTAGGAAGTGCATTTTGAGGTATTTTTAAAGTAAATATTAAAGAATGAACTTGAGTACAATATGTTTATATTTTTCTAATTTTAGCAATTTTAGCTATTAGTTTAACTTTTATTTTCCTACCACGTCTAACTCCAGCTTTAGATCAACACATTATAATCACATTATCAACTTATTATAAAAAAGGTTGATTTAGTGTTGATAGTTTAAATAAAATAGTGAATAATATTGGTTGAGATGGACATTTTAATCAATTTGGAAAGTTTATTACTAATTTTTAATTATGAGTAAAAGATTAGATTATTTATCTTGACAACACTATTTTATGTTGATTGCAAAAGCTAGTGCTATGAGAAGTAAAGATCCAAATACTCAAGTTGGTGCTATTGTTGTTAATGAATTACAACAAATTGTAGCAACTGGATATAATGGATTTCCTCGTGGAGTTAGTGATGATGAATTTCCTTGATCAAAAACTAGTAAAAATTGATTAGAAAATAAATATGCTTATGTTGCTCATGCTGAATTAAATGCAATTGTAAGTAGTAGATCTGATTTAAGTAATTGTGATTTGTATGTAACTTTATTTCCATGTAATGAATGTGCAAAAATTATTATTCAAGCTGGAATTAAAAGAGTTTATTATGCAAATGACCCTTATCATAATAAAGATGAATTTATAGCATCTAGAAAAATGTTAGATGCTGTTAATATTAAATATATAAAATTACCAGATATTGAAATTAGTCTTAAAGTAAAAGATTAAAATCAATATCTTTTTATTGGAAAAGGATTATATGAAAAAACTATTATTTTTATTATCAAATAGCATTTTATTTAGTTTAAGTGCTTTATTTATTTATAATTTAAACTCTAAGAATAATAGTGAAAATAGTAGTTTTGTTTTAAAACAAACTAAAAAAGAAGAAACTGATTTAAGTAAGATATTTGATAGAGATGCTTATGTATCTATTAAAGATAGATTTGTTAATACTAAAGAAAAAGTTATAAATGCTATTAAGGGAAAATACTCTAAAATAGATGTTTCACAATTAAAAATCGAAATCAAATCAGATAAGAATTATGGAAAAATAGACGTTGAATTATCTCCTAAAGATTCAAAAAGTAAATATACAGGTAAATCTACAATACCATGTTATACAAAATATGATATAAATGATAAAATTGATGATTTTGAATTACTTAAAAAAGAGACCATAGATCTTAATACAAGAGAAAATATACTTGATATCCTTAAAAAAAGAAGGGTTTCTAAACAAGTTGAAATAGACTTTGAAATAAAAAATATAAAAGAATCAACTGCTACATTAGTCGGGAATGACTTTGGTGATTATTATGGTGAAACTGAAATTAGATTCAATGCTAAAAAAGTAACATTAAGTTCTATTATCGATAATACTAAAATCAATCTTTTAAAGCCTACAAAAGATGCAGTTATTGAATTTATTAATAATAAATATCCGATATTAAAAAACGTAGGTTTATCAATAACAATTGATGATCAAAAGAAATTTATAGATATAACTTCTAATGGTGAAAGCAAATTTCACGGTACAGTTACATTGACCTATGAATTGCCTAACACCCCGCTACCAAAAGAATCAAAACCTGATAATAGTAATGAATCTGAAAAAAATGAAGACAGAAGAAATAAAAGTAAGGATTTGGAAGATAATGAAATAGATTCTGAAATGTTATCAGATCAACCACAAGAAATTCCAAAAAAACCATCAGAAGGTTCAACAATTAAAAATGAGAATAAAAAACAACCTGAATCAGAACCTGATTTATCAAATTTATCAACTTCTAATCAACCAGAATCAAAATCAAATAAAACTATGAATTATAATCCACCAGTTATAGATAAAAGTTTAAAATCTAATTCAAATACAAGTAATTTACAAATTCCTAATAAAGAATCATCTAATTCAAAGAAAGGCTCATCAGGATCAAAAACTGGAGTTATAGTTGGTTCAACTTTAGGAGTAAGTGGGGTTGTTGTTACAGGTGCTGTTGGATCTTGAATTTATTTTAAAAAACGCAAATAACTAATTAATAGGTAATATTATGATTGATAATGTTGGTATAGATATAGTTGAAAATAAAAGAATTAAATTAAAAAAAGAATTCATTATTAAAGTATTATCAGAAAATGAAATCAAAACTTTTAATAATAAAAATAAAAAACAACAAAAAGAATTTTTAGCTGGTCGTTGAGCTGTTAAAGAAGCAATTATTAAAACATTAACTCATCCAATAAGTATGAATAAAATTGATATTGAATATGTTGATCAAAAACCTGTTATTCAAAATCAAGAGTTAAATAATATTTTAATTTCTATATCTCATGAAAAAAAATATGCTGTTGGAATTGCTATAAAACAATGTAATATTAAAGAGAATAAAAATTAAAATATCATTTAGAAAAGTGGTTATATGAAAAAACTATTAGTTTTATTATCAAGTAGTGTGTTACTAAGTTTAAGCTTTTCATCTATTTATTTATTGAATTATAAAAATAATAATCAAGTTGTTTTAAAACAAGAAAATAAAGAAGAAACTGATTTAACAAAAATATTTAATAGAGGTTATGTTTCTATAATATTAGAAGATATGAGTAAATTAAAAGAAAAGGTTATATCAGCGATTAAAGCTAAGTATAATTTTTTAAATTTTGATTTGCTAGATATACAAGTAGGTATCTTGAAAAACGGTAGACAAACAAGAAACGTTCTAATAAAACCTAAAGATAGTGTAAAAGATAATAAATATAAGAATCAAGAAGAGATTGAATATTATATTAAAAAAGATATAGCTAAAGAACTAGAAGATTTTATAAATTTAAATACTATTGTTATAAATACAGAATCTGAAATATTAAAAACTATTAGTGAAAAATTAGATACAACCACTTTTAAACAAAAGCACTTTTTTGTAAGTAATATAACTGAATCAACTGCCATTATTAATGCAAAAGATAGCAATGATGATTTCTATGGTAAAGTTGAAGTTAAATTTCAAGCAAAAAAGAAAACTTTAAGTTCTGTTTTTTATAACTTTGAAGTAGATTCAACTGATATAAAAGATGATAGTGATTTATTAAAATATATTCATAATAAAAAACCGTTGCTTGCAAAAGAAAAACTATCTGTAGAATTTGATTTTTCAAAATCTAGTGTAACTATAATGGTTGATAATAATAGTTCAAATTATGATGGTAATGCTATTATAAAATTAAAACAGTCTAAGAGTTCTGAAAAACAAAAGACAGATAAAAGTATGAAAGATTTTAAAACTGAAGACAAATTAGAAACTGAAATTACACCAAAATCACCATCTAAAGTCTTGTCTAAACCTATTGAAGAAAAAATGCAAAAAGATATGTCGGATATTAAAAAAGAAGAATCACCCAAAGACAAGAATATTTCAGATAAAGAAATGTCTTCTGAATCACCATCTATAAATGAAATGAGCATACCTGAACCATCACCTACTCTAGAACCAAATAAACCATCAACTCCTATAATTGATAAAAGTCAAAACAAAAATTCTGATAACAAAATTCCATCTATTCCAAATAACACAATGAATAAATCTAATAAAAAATCAACTGGATCAAAAACTGGAGTTATAGTTGGATCAACTTTAGGAGTTGGAAGTGTTGTTGGGGTTGGTGCTGTTGGGTCTTGAATTTATTTTAAAAGACGTAAATAATTAAACATTTTCTAATAACCATATAAATATCTATATAAGAGAATATTCTATTAAAGTAATTGATGATAAAATTATTTATAGAGTGTTCTCTTTTTAAATACTCTTTAAATAAGGGTTAAATTATAAATTAACATTTAATAGAAAGAATGAATAAAATGAATCAAACTAGTAATTTAGAACAACCAACAACACAAAACAATTTAGAACAAGAAAAAAAGATTAAAGATTATATTCATGTTAATCCTTGAAAAATGTTATTTATGTGATTACCTTTATTACATATAAAATTTAAAGCAGCTAAAATTGTTAGAAAAAATAAAAAACAACCAGATAGATATCCTGAAGAATACAGATATAACTGAGTTAAAAAAGCTGTAAGTAAATTATTATATGTACTAGATGTTAATATAAAAGTTGAAGGTATTGAAAACTGAGTTGATAAAGGAGTAATTTTAGCTGCTAATCATCAATCAAATATTGATCCAGCTATTTTATTTGCTATTAATGATTTTTCAAAACAACAACCATTAGCTTTTATTGCAAAAGAAGAACTATGAACAAGCAAAAAATTTAAAAACTTTGTTAGATTAATTGATTGTATTCCTTTAGATAGAAAAAGTCCTAGAAGTGCTTTACAAGCATTTAAAGAAGGAAAAGATTTAGTTGTTGATTATAAACGTTCTTTAGTAATTTTTCCAGAAGGTACTAGAAGTCATTCTCAACAAATGAATAGTTTTCATGCTGCTTCTTTAAAAGTTGCTCAAATGTCTCATGCTCCTATTATTCCTGTTTCTATTATTAATTCATATCAAGTTTTTGCTCAAAAAAGACCTAAAAAAGTTGAAGTTAAAGTTGTTTTTGGTAAACCTATTTTACCAAGTAAACATATTTCATTAAAAACTGAAGATTTGACTAAATTTGTTGAAAAAATTGTTGATTCAAATCTAAAAGAATGAGAAAACAAAGAAATGAAATATGAATTAAAAAAACTAACTAAAAAAGATATTAAACAACTTAAAGAAGGAGACAAAAAACCTAAATCTAAAAAACAATCTAAAAAAACATTCAAAGATCTATTTAAAATTGTTGATTAATCATTAATCCTATTGTTTTTAAATTTAATATTAGAAAAGAAGTGATTTATATGAAGCTAATCGATAAAATAAAGAATTTTTTTAATAATATTAAATCTTGTTTTACAACTAAACCAAAAGTTATAATTAGAGACAAAGTTAAAGCTATTGAAACTAAAACTAATAGTGAAGAAAATAAAGAAAAACTAGATCAAAAATCTAATATTCAATCTAGTGAAACTTATACTGATATATCTAATAATTCTGAATATATTAATAAAAGAGCTATTTTAGATTCTCAAAATGAATTTAAATTAAAAGTAATTTCAAATAAAAGTGAAGCTTTAGAACAACTAGCTGATATTAAAAACACTTTTAAAAATTGTACTGATTGTTTAAATATTTATAAAAAAAATCTTGATGATATGAAATTAAAAATTTTAAGACTAAAAAAACATATAGATCATAATTATGGTTTTTTAGGTGAAGAAAAAGAATATCAGGATTATGTTTTTATAGATAATATTGAAACTTATTCTCAAACTGATGAAATGGCAGGGTTAAAATTAGTTAATAAATTAGAAGATCATTTTAATAAGTATTCTAATTATGATATCGATTATTTTGTTCCTTGTACTAATCATAAAGACTTAATTGATAAGTACAAATTATTATCAATTAAAGTTCAAGATTTAGATAAAATTATTTCAAATTAATCTCTTAATAATTACAAATTCTAACTTCTTCTAAAATTATTTCATTTTTTATGTAAACTATTGAAATATGTTATAAATGATATAAAATTATTTGTGTCTTGTGTTAGAGGAAGCGAATTTATCTTGCTGACTTAGCTCAGTTGGTAGAGCAATTGACTAGTAATCAATAGGTCGAAGGTTCAAATCCTTTAGTCAGCACCAGTTCTTGGAGGGGTAGCGAAGTGGCTAAACGCGGGTGGCTGTAACCCACTTCCTTACGGTTCGGGGGTTCGAATCCCTCCCCCTCCACCATTTTATTGGGCTATAGCCAAGCGGTAAGGCAAGGGACTTTGACTCCCTCATGCGCCGGTTCGAATCCTGCTAGCCCAACCATCTTGACTCGTTAGCTCAGCAGGTAGAGCAACTGGCTTTTAACCAGTGGGTCCGGGGTTCGAATCCCCGACGAGTCACCATTTATATTAACCCCAAGTGGCGGAATAGGTAGACGCATTGGACTTAAAATCCAACGGGCTTTACATCCTGTGCCGGTTCAAGTCCGGCCTTGGGGACCATTTTTGAAAACAAACATGCTTTAAAAGGCATGTTTTTTTGTGCTTAATTTATATTGAATTTAAGTAAAAAAAATGAATCCAAATGGATTCATTAAATTATTTAGCAGGAGTTGGTGCTGCTGGTGCTGCTGGTGCTGGTGTTGGAGGTGTTTGAGGTGCAGGAGTAGGAGCTGGACTAGGGGTTGGAGCAGGAGCAGGTTTAGATTCCTCAGGTTTGTTGTCCTTTTCACCATCTTTTTTCTTGTCGTCTTTTTTAGCTTCTACTTTATCTGTACCTTGATATTTTCAATCAGTTTTAGGAGTGATCATTGGATCTGTATCTTGTAAAAGTTTAACTACATCATACATTCCAATAGCTTCTTTTAGATAACCTATTCATTTATCATAGATCCCTTTTCTAATTTCTGATCCATTAGTAGTGTTATCAACTGTTTTAGTAGCATTTTTTTGATCTTGTTTACTAAAAGTTTCAAAACCACTTACTATACCATAAAACATTTTATCTCTTAAAACTAAGAATAATGGTCCTTTTAGGTTTTTAACTTTATCTTGTAATTTTTCAACTTTTTCAGTTACTGTATTATCATTTTTATTAAAACTAGAACTAGTTTCTCCATAAAATGCTTTTGCTCAGTTTTTAACAAGATACTCATTTAGAATTTTAGAAGTTAAACCTTTATTTCATATTTCATCATCTGAATCATATTTAAAGTTTTTAATCACAACTTCATTAGTCATATTTTTAAAGATTTGTTTTGAATCAGATGGATTTTTATCATCAATAACTCATCTTTCTTTTTTAGTTTTACTATTTTTATCTTTTTTAACTTCAACATTGTTTAAAACAGTTGTATGATTAGTTGTACTATTTCAACTTAAATTATTTTTAAATTTATAAATAAAACTAGTAGCATCACTTGTTGATGTATCATTAATTTTTTTAATAGCTTCATCTAAAGATTTAGTGTTTGTTAATTCTTCTAAACCTTGTTCAAATGATTTTGCTGATTTATTATCACTAGCTCCTAAATATAAAATCATTGTTTTATTTTCAGATTGATTAATTAGGTTTTCTAGTTCTTGATATTGTTTATCTGTTGTTTTACAACTTATAGCAAAACTAGCACTTGTTGTAATAACAAAACTGCAAGCTAATAACGATAGAAGTTTTTTCATTATAACACTCCTTTATCTACAACAATTATTTTACTATATTTGAATGTGTTTTTAGTTTTAATTTAGGATATAAAATTAATAAACTATTAAAAAACTTGAAAACCTCTTTTGAAATTGGTAATATTTTATAAGTGTTATAAAAGTTTGATATCTGGGAAAGGTGGTAGTTGAGATGCGTGAAAAATACATTTTACGTTGTACAGTTTGCAAAAATGAAAACTACATCGGTAAGAATGATAAAAAGAAACCTAAAATAGAAGTTTCTAAATACTGCAGTAATTGTAATAAACATGAAACCCATAAGCAAAAAAAATAGTCTTCTGACTATTTTTTTATTTATTAACTTTAAAATTAAAATAAGGATTTTAAAATTATGATTATTCAAAAGACTTATAAAAATAATAAACCAACAGTTTATTTAGTTACTACACCAATTGGAAATTTAGAAGATATTAGTTTAAGAGCAATAAACACTTTAAAACAAGTTGATGTAATTTGTTGTGAAGATACTAGAACTAGCAAAGTTTTATTAGATAAATATCAAATTAAAAATAACTTATTATCTCTTCATAAATTTAATGAAAATCTTAGAGTTGATCAAATTATTAATTTATTAAATGAAAATAAAAATATAGCAATTATAAGTGATGCTGGAGTTCCAATTATAAGTGATCCAGCAAGTTATATTATTAATCAATTAAAAGAATTAGATATTAATTGTAATATTACTGCAATATCAGCAGGTTCAGCTTATATTCACGCATTAATTTCTAGTGGTTTTTTAATTGATAGTCATTATTTTTATGGTTTTTTAAAAAATAAAAACAAAATAAGTAAACAAAATGAGCTAGCTGAGTTAATCAATAAATATGCAAATGATTCAATTATTTGTTTATATGAATCAGTACATCGATTAAAAGATACTATTAATTGTTTAAATGAAATATTAAATCAGAATCATAAAATTGTAATTAGTAAAGAATTAACTAAAATTAATGAAGAAATTATTTATGGATCTATTAATCAAGTTAATCAATATATTAATAGTGAAGAATTTGTTTTAAAAGGTGAATTTGTTATTGTTATTGATAAAAAAACTACTGATTTAGTTAACAAGTATTCAGATATAGAATTAATGAATTTAATAGATATAGAAATTAAAAGTGGTTATAAATTAAAACAAGCTTGTGAGATTATTAGTTTAAAAACTCAAATTCCAAAAAATATTTTATATAAAAAGTACATTTCTAAAAAAAATTTCTAATACCTTAATAGGAGGTATTAATATGAAAGAAATTAATTTAGAAAACACAAAAGAAATTATAGGAGGAGCTGGAGTTAGTGGAGCTTTAGTAACTGGTATTGCTAAAGTTATACAATCTGGTTTTGAAGGAGTAAGCAATTTTATAACTGATATTGCAAGTGTTGGTTTTGCTTTTTATCAAGCTAGTAAAAATCCAATAAAAGCAGAATATAAAATTGGAAATAGTAACTTTAAAATAGATAATACAAAACTAGTTGATTTAAAAATTCAACAAGCAAAAGCTCAAGAAATCAAAGTTCCAGTTTTAGAAGTTGGAAATAGTAAAAACAACATTAAAATCAATTACAATGATTCTTATAATAATAACGAACAAGTAAATGATATTTATAATGATTTTGATCAAAATATTAGCATTTTTAATTAATTAAAACCTTTTTAGTAGTTATCTTGTTTTATTAGTTTTGATATAGTAATATATAAATGTTGAAAAAAAGTTTCAACCGCTCTTTTGTATGTTTAAAAGAAGGAAAACTCACGTACATAGGCGAGTCTAGACTGGAGGAAAATAATGTTTGCAATCATTAAGACTGGTGGAAAACAAGTTAAAGTTGAACCAGGTCAAGAAATTTTTATTGAAAAAATTAAAGGTGAAGTTAATGATAAAATTACATTTGATGAAATTTTAATGATTGATGGTCAAATTGGAACTCCATTTGTTAATGGAGCTAAAGTTTTAGGAACTATCATCAAACAAGGTAAAGCAAAAAAAATCCGTGTTATAAGATATCATCCAAAGAAAAATGTAAATAAAATTTATGGTCATAGACAACCTTTTACTAAAGTAAAAATTGAAGAAATCAGTGCTAAGTAATTATGGTTGATATCATAATTAATTATAAAAATAATAAGATTGTTCAATTTCAAATGAAAGGTCATGCTAATAGTGATGAATATGGTAAAGATTTAGTATGTGCTGGTCTTACTGCAATTGTTAGTGGAGCTTTAAATGCGATTGATGCTTATTATAAAAATGATGTAGATATTGAAATTTTAGAAAACAAAATAACTATTTTTGTAAAAAAAGAAGATAATTCAAATTTACAATTAATGTTAGATATGTTAAAAATTCAAATACAAACTATTACTATTCAATATCCAAAAAATGCAAGATTAAAGGAGGTGTCTTAACATGCGTTTCTTATTAGGTTTACAATATTTTGCTTCTAAAAAAGGAGTTGGATCAACTAAAAACGGTCGTGATTCAGAATCAAAACGTTTAGGAGCTAAAAAATCTGATGGTCAATTCACTAATGCAGGTTCAATTATTTACAGACAAAGAGGAACTAAAATTCATCCTGGTTTAAATGTTGGACGTGGTGGAGATGACACTTTATTTGCTTTAATTGCTGGTACAGTTAAATATGAAAAATTTGGAAAAAACCGTACTAGAGTAAGTGTTATTCCTAATTAATTAAAGGGTTCTTTATGAACTCTTTTTTTGTTTTCTTTTCATTCTTTTAATTTTTAAATAAGATAGATTAAATCAGATAGACTAGTAAACTATAATAATAATATAAGGGCAGTAATAAATAGTATTACACTTCTTATTTAATTTATAGAAATAAAAATAATAAAGAAAGGCAGTAGATAATATGAAAAACCTTAAAGGTGTGTTTGCTGCTTTATTGATTCCATATAAAAAAGATGGTTCAATAGATGAGCAAGCATTAAAAAAGTTCATCGACTATAATATTGAAATTTCAAATGTTGATGGACTTTATGTTAATGGTTCAACAGGAGAAGCTTTTCTACTTTCAAATTCTGAAAGAAAACAAATTTTAGAAATTGTTGCAAAACACGTTAATAAAAGAGTGCCTTTAATTGCTCAAGTAGGTTCATTAAACATTTATGAATCAATTGAACAAGCAAAATTAGCTGAACAATTAGGATATGATGCTATTAGTGCAGTTACTCCTTTTTATTACAAGTTTAATTTAGATCAAATTTTAAATTATTATAAAGAAATTAAAAAAGCAACTAATTTACCTTTAATTGCTTATTATATTCCTTTATTATCTGGTGTTAATTTTTCACTAGAAGCTTTTGAAAAATTATTTGCTATTGATGGAGTTATTGGAGTTAAGTTTACAGCAACTGATCTATATACTCTTGAAAGA encodes:
- a CDS encoding lysophospholipid acyltransferase family protein, which codes for MNKMNQTSNLEQPTTQNNLEQEKKIKDYIHVNPWKMLFMWLPLLHIKFKAAKIVRKNKKQPDRYPEEYRYNWVKKAVSKLLYVLDVNIKVEGIENWVDKGVILAANHQSNIDPAILFAINDFSKQQPLAFIAKEELWTSKKFKNFVRLIDCIPLDRKSPRSALQAFKEGKDLVVDYKRSLVIFPEGTRSHSQQMNSFHAASLKVAQMSHAPIIPVSIINSYQVFAQKRPKKVEVKVVFGKPILPSKHISLKTEDLTKFVEKIVDSNLKEWENKEMKYELKKLTKKDIKQLKEGDKKPKSKKQSKKTFKDLFKIVD
- a CDS encoding N-acetylneuraminate lyase; protein product: MKNLKGVFAALLIPYKKDGSIDEQALKKFIDYNIEISNVDGLYVNGSTGEAFLLSNSERKQILEIVAKHVNKRVPLIAQVGSLNIYESIEQAKLAEQLGYDAISAVTPFYYKFNLDQILNYYKEIKKATNLPLIAYYIPLLSGVNFSLEAFEKLFAIDGVIGVKFTATDLYTLERIKAKYPDKLVFYGFDEQQLSASIYNIDGVIGSTFNVNAKRAKQLFELVKNGQNKQALELQNQINDFIDIVLANGLYAILKEIIRQHYDLNEVFCRLPMTQSISQYASKAKEIKEKYLKDI
- the rpmG gene encoding 50S ribosomal protein L33 is translated as MREKYILRCTVCKNENYIGKNDKKKPKIEVSKYCSNCNKHETHKQKK
- a CDS encoding holo-ACP synthase; the protein is MIDNVGIDIVENKRIKLKKEFIIKVLSENEIKTFNNKNKKQQKEFLAGRWAVKEAIIKTLTHPISMNKIDIEYVDQKPVIQNQELNNILISISHEKKYAVGIAIKQCNIKENKN
- the rsmI gene encoding 16S rRNA (cytidine(1402)-2'-O)-methyltransferase, translated to MIIQKTYKNNKPTVYLVTTPIGNLEDISLRAINTLKQVDVICCEDTRTSKVLLDKYQIKNNLLSLHKFNENLRVDQIINLLNENKNIAIISDAGVPIISDPASYIINQLKELDINCNITAISAGSAYIHALISSGFLIDSHYFYGFLKNKNKISKQNELAELINKYANDSIICLYESVHRLKDTINCLNEILNQNHKIVISKELTKINEEIIYGSINQVNQYINSEEFVLKGEFVIVIDKKTTDLVNKYSDIELMNLIDIEIKSGYKLKQACEIISLKTQIPKNILYKKYISKKNF
- the rplU gene encoding 50S ribosomal protein L21, with the translated sequence MFAIIKTGGKQVKVEPGQEIFIEKIKGEVNDKITFDEILMIDGQIGTPFVNGAKVLGTIIKQGKAKKIRVIRYHPKKNVNKIYGHRQPFTKVKIEEISAK
- a CDS encoding ribosomal-processing cysteine protease Prp, with translation MVDIIINYKNNKIVQFQMKGHANSDEYGKDLVCAGLTAIVSGALNAIDAYYKNDVDIEILENKITIFVKKEDNSNLQLMLDMLKIQIQTITIQYPKNARLKEVS
- the rpmA gene encoding 50S ribosomal protein L27, which gives rise to MRFLLGLQYFASKKGVGSTKNGRDSESKRLGAKKSDGQFTNAGSIIYRQRGTKIHPGLNVGRGGDDTLFALIAGTVKYEKFGKNRTRVSVIPN
- a CDS encoding deoxycytidylate deaminase: MSKRLDYLSWQHYFMLIAKASAMRSKDPNTQVGAIVVNELQQIVATGYNGFPRGVSDDEFPWSKTSKNWLENKYAYVAHAELNAIVSSRSDLSNCDLYVTLFPCNECAKIIIQAGIKRVYYANDPYHNKDEFIASRKMLDAVNIKYIKLPDIEISLKVKD
- a CDS encoding membrane family protein, which gives rise to MKKLLFLLSNSILFSLSALFIYNLNSKNNSENSSFVLKQTKKEETDLSKIFDRDAYVSIKDRFVNTKEKVINAIKGKYSKIDVSQLKIEIKSDKNYGKIDVELSPKDSKSKYTGKSTIPCYTKYDINDKIDDFELLKKETIDLNTRENILDILKKRRVSKQVEIDFEIKNIKESTATLVGNDFGDYYGETEIRFNAKKVTLSSIIDNTKINLLKPTKDAVIEFINNKYPILKNVGLSITIDDQKKFIDITSNGESKFHGTVTLTYELPNTPLPKESKPDNSNESEKNEDRRNKSKDLEDNEIDSEMLSDQPQEIPKKPSEGSTIKNENKKQPESEPDLSNLSTSNQPESKSNKTMNYNPPVIDKSLKSNSNTSNLQIPNKESSNSKKGSSGSKTGVIVGSTLGVSGVVVTGAVGSWIYFKKRK